A stretch of the Aggregatibacter sp. HMT-949 genome encodes the following:
- a CDS encoding ATP-dependent DNA helicase yields MNYQQEINQIFSIDGALGRAIKGFRPRIEQLDMAQFVGETIRNKSSLVIEAGTGTGKTFAYLAPALLAGKKTIISTGSKNLQDQLFNRDLPAIKKALNFTGKIALLKGRANYLCLERLEQVIAQGVLGDKSVLADLAKVRKWNNGTQTGDFTECIELAEDSSIISQLTSTAESCLGTDCPNYAECYVASARKKALNADLVVVNHHLFFADMAVKESGFGELIPNAEVIVFDEAHQLPDIASQYFGQSLTSRQLFDLCKDINIVYRTELKDIRQLGSASDTLLKVVQDFRLLLGEGNNARGNWRELYTQSAVKKAFELLQEKIEFISEVAKLALGRSQTLDNIFERIESVKNQLKRLTQTNITGYCYWYESNGRQFALHITPLTVADKFGEQMAAKEAAWIFTSATLEVGGTFKYFCRRLGIENAVQKVLPSPFNYPEQSLLCVPRYLPNANQTHTLKFLGAMLLPVIGANNGRCFVLCTSYSMMRGLAEYFRENSELSILLQGETSKGKLLEQFIQEPHSVLVATSSFWEGVDVRGDALSLVIIDKLPFTAPDEPLLKARIEDCRLQGGDPFYEIQMPEAVIMLKQGVGRLIRDVTDRGAVIICDNRLVMRNYGKIFLKSLPNSSRTRDLNKVIQFLQNK; encoded by the coding sequence ATGAATTATCAGCAAGAAATCAACCAGATCTTCTCTATTGATGGTGCGCTAGGCCGAGCGATTAAAGGTTTTCGTCCTCGAATCGAACAATTGGATATGGCGCAATTCGTAGGCGAGACAATTCGGAATAAATCCTCACTTGTGATTGAAGCGGGAACCGGTACTGGTAAAACTTTTGCTTATCTTGCGCCCGCATTGCTCGCCGGGAAAAAAACGATTATCTCCACAGGTTCTAAAAATCTTCAAGATCAATTATTTAATCGTGATCTACCGGCAATTAAAAAGGCACTTAATTTCACCGGCAAAATTGCTTTATTAAAAGGTCGTGCTAATTATCTTTGCCTTGAACGCTTAGAACAAGTGATTGCGCAAGGCGTGCTTGGGGATAAATCGGTATTGGCAGATTTAGCCAAAGTACGCAAATGGAATAACGGTACGCAAACCGGCGATTTTACCGAATGTATTGAACTTGCCGAAGATAGTTCAATTATTTCGCAGTTGACCAGTACCGCCGAAAGTTGTTTGGGTACGGATTGTCCCAATTATGCTGAATGTTATGTAGCAAGCGCACGAAAAAAAGCCCTCAATGCGGATCTCGTTGTGGTTAATCATCATTTATTTTTTGCCGATATGGCGGTGAAAGAGAGCGGCTTCGGCGAGTTGATTCCAAATGCAGAAGTGATTGTATTTGATGAAGCGCACCAATTGCCCGATATTGCGAGTCAATATTTCGGACAATCTTTAACTTCACGACAATTATTTGATTTATGCAAAGATATTAATATCGTTTACCGTACTGAATTAAAAGATATACGGCAGCTCGGTAGTGCATCCGATACTTTGCTTAAAGTGGTGCAAGATTTTCGTCTATTGCTCGGCGAAGGCAATAATGCACGCGGAAATTGGCGTGAATTGTATACTCAAAGCGCGGTCAAAAAAGCCTTTGAATTATTGCAGGAAAAAATCGAATTTATTTCCGAAGTGGCTAAATTGGCTTTAGGGCGTTCGCAAACATTAGATAATATTTTTGAACGTATCGAATCCGTTAAAAACCAACTTAAACGATTGACGCAAACCAATATCACTGGCTATTGTTATTGGTATGAGAGCAATGGCCGTCAATTCGCCTTACATATTACGCCGTTAACCGTCGCAGATAAATTCGGTGAGCAAATGGCAGCAAAAGAAGCTGCATGGATTTTTACTTCGGCGACGCTTGAAGTCGGCGGAACCTTCAAGTATTTTTGTCGGCGTCTCGGCATCGAAAATGCTGTGCAGAAAGTTTTGCCGAGCCCGTTTAATTACCCTGAACAATCCCTGCTTTGCGTGCCACGTTATTTACCGAATGCCAATCAAACACACACCTTAAAATTCCTTGGCGCAATGCTTCTGCCCGTAATTGGAGCAAATAACGGGCGTTGTTTTGTGCTTTGCACTTCCTATTCCATGATGCGCGGCTTGGCGGAATATTTCCGCGAAAATAGCGAGCTTTCCATTCTTTTACAAGGTGAAACTTCGAAAGGCAAATTATTGGAACAATTCATTCAAGAGCCACATAGCGTACTAGTGGCTACTTCCAGTTTTTGGGAAGGCGTGGATGTGCGTGGCGATGCGCTTTCTTTGGTGATCATCGATAAATTGCCGTTCACTGCACCGGATGAACCACTGCTGAAGGCTCGCATTGAAGATTGTCGCTTGCAAGGTGGTGATCCTTTTTACGAGATTCAAATGCCTGAAGCGGTGATTATGCTCAAGCAAGGCGTCGGCCGTTTAATTCGTGACGTGACGGATCGCGGTGCGGTCATTATTTGTGATAACCGTCTTGTTATGCGTAATTACGGCAAAATCTTTTTAAAAAGTTTACCTAATTCAAGCCGTACCCGAGATCTCAACAAAGTGATACAATTTTTACAAAATAAATAA